The Carnobacterium sp. 17-4 genome has a window encoding:
- the gltX gene encoding glutamate--tRNA ligase — protein MTKKVRVRYAPSPTGHLHIGNARTALFNYLFARHNGGDFIIRIEDTDLKRNIEGGEASQLENLKWLGMNWDESPDNPGEFGPYRQSERREIYDPLVEQLLLSNRAYKCYCSEEELEEEREAQRARGEMPHYSGKCANLTAKEQKEKEATGIEPVIRYRVIKENTYNFEDIVKGHISFEAESIGGDFVIVKRDGMPTYNFAVSVDDHFMEITHVLRGDDHIANTPKQLMIYEAFGWEAPQFGHMTLIINSETGKKLSKRDGNILQFIEQYRELGYLPEAMFNFISLLGWSPVGEEEIFDHNTFVEMFDPARLSKSPAAFDAKKLEWINNQYMKQADLETVTALALPHLIKAGYVEENASPEKLEWVQKVVSLYHEQMSYGAEIVELSSLFFSDEPAIDSVAKEVLEGETVSEVLKAFSKQLDEITPFDADEIKKAIKTVQKETGIKGKNLFMPIRVAVTGQSHGPEIGPTIELLGREKAQAHLQAALAKL, from the coding sequence ATGACAAAAAAAGTTCGAGTACGCTATGCGCCAAGCCCAACAGGACATCTACATATTGGGAATGCTCGTACAGCATTATTCAATTATTTATTTGCACGACACAATGGTGGAGACTTTATCATCCGTATTGAAGATACTGATTTAAAACGCAACATTGAAGGTGGAGAAGCTAGCCAGTTAGAAAACTTGAAATGGTTAGGGATGAATTGGGATGAAAGTCCGGATAATCCAGGAGAATTTGGTCCTTATCGCCAATCTGAACGTAGAGAAATTTATGATCCATTAGTTGAACAATTATTGCTAAGCAATCGTGCGTACAAATGTTACTGTTCAGAAGAAGAGTTAGAAGAAGAACGTGAAGCACAAAGAGCTAGAGGAGAAATGCCTCATTACAGCGGGAAATGTGCAAACCTAACAGCTAAGGAACAAAAAGAAAAAGAAGCAACAGGCATTGAGCCAGTTATTCGTTACCGTGTGATTAAAGAAAACACGTACAATTTTGAAGATATCGTAAAAGGCCACATTTCATTTGAAGCAGAAAGTATTGGCGGAGATTTCGTGATTGTAAAACGTGACGGTATGCCGACGTATAACTTTGCAGTGTCTGTAGACGATCACTTTATGGAAATTACACATGTGTTGCGTGGAGATGACCATATTGCGAATACACCAAAACAATTAATGATCTATGAAGCATTTGGATGGGAAGCTCCTCAATTTGGACATATGACACTAATTATCAACAGTGAAACAGGTAAAAAATTAAGCAAACGTGATGGCAACATTCTTCAATTTATTGAGCAATACCGCGAATTAGGCTACTTGCCAGAAGCTATGTTTAACTTTATTTCTTTATTAGGATGGTCGCCTGTAGGAGAAGAAGAGATCTTTGATCATAATACATTTGTTGAAATGTTCGATCCTGCACGTTTAAGCAAATCACCAGCGGCATTTGATGCTAAAAAATTAGAATGGATCAATAATCAATACATGAAGCAAGCTGATTTAGAAACAGTAACAGCATTAGCTTTACCACATTTGATCAAAGCTGGGTATGTTGAAGAAAACGCATCACCAGAGAAATTGGAATGGGTTCAAAAAGTTGTTAGCTTATACCATGAGCAAATGAGTTATGGGGCAGAAATTGTTGAACTATCAAGTTTGTTCTTTAGTGATGAACCCGCAATCGATAGTGTAGCAAAAGAAGTTTTAGAAGGTGAAACAGTTTCAGAAGTTTTAAAAGCTTTCTCTAAACAATTAGATGAAATTACGCCTTTTGATGCAGATGAAATCAAAAAAGCGATTAAAACAGTACAAAAAGAAACCGGAATTAAAGGGAAAAATCTCTTTATGCCTATTCGAGTAGCTGTAACAGGACAATCACATGGACCAGAAATTGGACCAACGATCGAACTACTTGGCCGCGAAAAAGCTCAAGCACATCTACAAGCAGCATTAGCAAAACTATAA
- the ispF gene encoding 2-C-methyl-D-erythritol 2,4-cyclodiphosphate synthase → MIRVGQGYDVHQFVSDRHLVIGGVNIPFEYGLEGHSDADVLIHAIIDALLGAGGKGDIGHHFSDTDAQFKDVDSRELLRKVWNELKIEGYTIGNIDATIVAENPKMAPYLEEMKENIAYDCQTSIQHVNVKATTSETMGFIGRNEGIAAMAICLLEKQDNKPSPL, encoded by the coding sequence ATGATTCGTGTAGGACAAGGGTATGATGTCCACCAATTTGTCAGTGATAGACACTTAGTTATTGGTGGAGTAAATATTCCTTTTGAATATGGACTGGAAGGTCATTCTGATGCCGATGTACTCATTCATGCTATTATAGATGCTCTTTTAGGGGCTGGGGGTAAAGGAGATATAGGGCACCATTTTTCCGATACTGATGCTCAATTTAAAGATGTGGATTCGAGAGAGTTGCTACGTAAAGTATGGAATGAGCTAAAAATAGAAGGTTATACGATTGGCAACATTGATGCAACAATTGTGGCTGAGAACCCCAAGATGGCTCCTTATTTAGAGGAAATGAAAGAAAACATAGCTTATGATTGTCAAACAAGTATCCAACATGTTAACGTTAAAGCGACAACTTCTGAAACAATGGGTTTTATTGGACGAAATGAAGGTATTGCAGCAATGGCAATTTGCTTATTAGAAAAGCAAGATAATAAGCCATCACCCCTTTAA
- the ispD gene encoding 2-C-methyl-D-erythritol 4-phosphate cytidylyltransferase: MNKDYELILLAAGHGRRMRSSKNKILLPLLNKPLIEYPLTLFLKDENCNHIILVVKEDEVELIKDLLQQEQMYSETAITIAIGGTERQHSVYKGLQKLKNKTASGLVMIHDGARPFIEQQAIDRLNEAAQKTGAAILGVPAKDTIKAVHSDHTVKVTLPRSELWQIQTPQAFNSSLVLQAHEKARIDDFLGTDDASLVERLEKAVLVVEGSYDNIKITTPEDMVTGKAILLHRER; the protein is encoded by the coding sequence ATGAACAAGGACTATGAGCTGATATTACTGGCAGCTGGTCATGGAAGACGCATGAGATCTTCTAAGAATAAAATTTTATTACCTTTACTAAATAAGCCATTGATTGAATACCCATTGACTCTATTTTTGAAAGATGAGAATTGCAACCATATTATTCTAGTTGTAAAAGAAGATGAGGTTGAGCTGATTAAGGATTTGTTGCAACAAGAACAAATGTACAGCGAAACGGCGATTACCATTGCTATAGGTGGTACAGAGCGACAGCATAGTGTCTATAAAGGACTGCAAAAATTGAAAAATAAAACAGCCTCAGGTCTTGTCATGATCCATGATGGCGCAAGACCATTCATTGAACAGCAAGCTATTGATCGATTAAATGAAGCTGCTCAAAAAACTGGAGCAGCTATTTTAGGAGTTCCAGCAAAAGACACCATTAAAGCTGTGCACTCAGACCATACAGTTAAAGTTACATTGCCAAGAAGTGAGTTATGGCAAATCCAAACTCCTCAAGCATTTAACAGTTCATTGGTTCTGCAAGCACATGAAAAAGCTAGAATAGATGATTTTTTAGGAACAGATGATGCTTCATTAGTCGAACGATTGGAAAAGGCTGTTTTAGTAGTAGAAGGTTCTTATGACAATATAAAAATTACCACTCCTGAAGATATGGTAACTGGAAAAGCCATTTTGCTCCATAGAGAACGATAA
- a CDS encoding PIN/TRAM domain-containing protein → MVKKIITGIFILIGGSVGASLMPIAWNMAGVENPYVNNVVTNILIGAIIFLFISFLSVTYIEQAFKKIETFLSQQSVTYLLFGSLGTIIGLVLAWLISVVLIGMNIRVISDVIPFILVIGFAYLGFRVGTTRRDEWRKLFQIKTKRNTEDEDGKVLDRLADETFRKYKILDTSVIIDGRIYDIAKTGFLEGTILIPNFVLQELQYIADSSDSLKRVRGRRGLDILNALQKEDDMQVEMYDGDFEDISEVDSKLIKLAKLLDGVVVTNDYNLNKVSEFQNVPVLNINELANAVKPVVIPGENMTVMIVKAGTERSQGVAYLDDGTMIVVEEGQHFMNKTIEVVVTSALQTAAGRMIFAKPVHSQKGIKDKD, encoded by the coding sequence TTGGTTAAAAAAATCATAACCGGTATCTTTATTCTTATCGGTGGAAGCGTTGGAGCAAGTTTAATGCCAATTGCTTGGAATATGGCAGGGGTTGAAAATCCATATGTTAACAATGTAGTCACGAATATTCTGATTGGTGCTATTATATTTTTATTTATTTCTTTTTTATCGGTGACGTACATTGAACAAGCATTTAAAAAGATTGAAACTTTTTTAAGTCAACAAAGTGTAACCTATTTATTATTTGGGAGTTTAGGAACGATTATAGGATTGGTGTTAGCTTGGCTGATTAGTGTTGTTCTAATTGGTATGAATATTCGAGTTATTAGTGACGTGATTCCTTTTATCTTAGTTATTGGTTTTGCTTATTTAGGATTTCGGGTTGGAACGACTCGACGGGATGAATGGCGTAAGCTGTTCCAAATAAAAACAAAAAGGAATACCGAAGATGAAGATGGAAAAGTATTAGATCGCCTAGCAGATGAAACGTTTCGTAAATACAAAATACTAGATACTAGTGTGATTATTGACGGAAGAATTTACGATATTGCCAAAACAGGTTTTCTTGAAGGAACGATCTTGATCCCTAATTTTGTGTTACAAGAATTGCAATACATTGCAGACTCATCGGACAGCTTGAAGCGAGTGCGTGGACGTAGAGGATTAGACATATTAAACGCTTTGCAAAAAGAAGATGATATGCAAGTTGAAATGTACGATGGCGATTTTGAGGATATTTCCGAAGTCGACAGTAAATTGATTAAGCTGGCAAAATTATTAGATGGGGTTGTAGTCACGAATGATTACAATTTAAATAAAGTAAGTGAATTTCAAAATGTTCCCGTACTAAACATCAACGAATTGGCTAATGCAGTAAAACCAGTCGTGATTCCCGGAGAAAATATGACGGTCATGATTGTTAAAGCTGGAACAGAACGAAGCCAAGGAGTAGCCTATTTAGATGACGGAACAATGATCGTTGTTGAAGAAGGCCAACACTTTATGAACAAAACAATTGAAGTTGTCGTAACTAGTGCGCTTCAAACGGCAGCTGGGCGAATGATATTTGCAAAACCGGTTCACTCTCAAAAAGGCATTAAAGATAAAGATTAG
- the radA gene encoding DNA repair protein RadA, whose translation MAKKKITKFVCQACGYESPKWMGRCPNCGSWNQMEEEIVADKNDRRSRVSMTGKTAKAEAIQDITVSKVPRVKTKLKELNRVLGGGVVPGSLVLIGGDPGIGKSTLLLQVSAQLNLAGGKVLYVSGEESSSQIKMRANRLGVKGADFYIYPETDMGAIRQTIEDLKPDYVIIDSIQTMNQADITGAIGSVSQVRESTADLLKIAKTNNIAIFIVGHVTKEGSIAGPRMLEHMVDTVLYFEGERHHTFRILRAVKNRFGSTNEIGIFEMREGGLVEVLNPSEMFLEERLSGATGSAVVASMEGSRPILAEIQSLITPTAFGNARRTASGLDYNRVSLIMAVLEKRAGLMLQNQDAYLKSAGGVKLDEPAIDLAIAISVASSYQEKETKETDCFIGEIGLTGEIRRVSRIEQRVNEAAKLGFKRIMIPKNNIGGWTFPENIEVIGVMTIAEAIKKAFS comes from the coding sequence GTGGCAAAAAAGAAAATTACTAAATTTGTCTGCCAAGCATGTGGTTATGAATCACCAAAATGGATGGGACGCTGTCCAAACTGTGGTAGTTGGAATCAAATGGAAGAAGAGATAGTAGCGGATAAAAATGATCGTAGAAGTCGTGTAAGTATGACTGGTAAAACCGCTAAAGCTGAAGCAATTCAAGACATCACAGTATCTAAAGTTCCTAGAGTAAAAACAAAGTTAAAAGAATTAAACCGTGTTTTAGGAGGCGGAGTAGTACCGGGCTCGTTGGTTTTAATAGGTGGGGATCCTGGTATTGGAAAATCTACACTCTTGCTGCAAGTTTCAGCTCAGTTAAATTTAGCTGGCGGAAAAGTTTTATATGTAAGTGGTGAAGAAAGCTCAAGTCAAATTAAAATGCGTGCGAACCGTTTGGGTGTAAAGGGTGCAGATTTTTATATTTACCCTGAAACGGATATGGGTGCAATAAGGCAAACAATCGAGGACTTAAAGCCTGATTATGTTATTATTGATTCTATTCAAACCATGAACCAAGCCGATATTACAGGAGCAATAGGAAGTGTTTCCCAAGTTAGAGAAAGCACAGCTGATCTATTGAAAATTGCCAAAACGAATAATATTGCTATTTTTATTGTAGGACATGTTACAAAAGAAGGATCTATTGCTGGTCCACGGATGTTGGAGCACATGGTAGATACGGTATTATATTTTGAAGGAGAAAGACATCATACTTTCCGTATTTTAAGAGCGGTTAAAAATCGCTTTGGTTCAACTAATGAAATTGGGATTTTCGAAATGCGCGAAGGCGGTTTAGTAGAAGTACTGAATCCTTCGGAAATGTTTCTCGAAGAACGTTTATCTGGAGCTACAGGTTCTGCTGTAGTGGCTTCAATGGAAGGTTCACGTCCCATTTTAGCTGAAATCCAATCGTTGATTACACCGACTGCTTTTGGAAATGCTCGTCGGACAGCTAGCGGGTTAGATTATAACCGTGTGTCTTTAATTATGGCTGTTCTAGAGAAGAGAGCAGGGCTAATGCTGCAAAACCAAGATGCCTATTTAAAATCAGCAGGTGGCGTTAAATTGGATGAACCAGCAATCGACTTAGCTATTGCTATTAGTGTGGCATCCAGTTACCAGGAAAAAGAAACAAAAGAAACCGATTGTTTTATTGGTGAAATTGGGTTAACTGGAGAAATTAGACGAGTCAGCCGGATTGAACAACGGGTAAATGAGGCTGCTAAATTAGGGTTTAAACGGATTATGATTCCTAAAAACAATATTGGTGGTTGGACGTTCCCTGAAAATATAGAGGTTATTGGTGTTATGACGATAGCTGAAGCTATAAAGAAAGCTTTTTCTTAA
- a CDS encoding dUTP diphosphatase translates to MEKKRGFEVISAYQTKGIHLPVRATNHAAGYDFEAAEDIIVPSIWKVVVKSIARVIKQKKSDLTFIEEDKKYLKSTLVPTGIKAYMGEDEYLQLANRSSNPIKHQLILPNGVGIIDSDYYNNENNEGHIYFQFIHYGLTDHVIKKGDRIGQGIFMPFLKADTDKANGKVRSGGFGSSGR, encoded by the coding sequence ATGGAAAAGAAACGTGGATTTGAAGTAATATCAGCTTATCAAACAAAAGGGATTCATTTACCAGTAAGAGCAACAAATCATGCAGCAGGTTATGATTTTGAAGCAGCGGAGGATATCATAGTGCCTTCTATTTGGAAAGTTGTAGTAAAAAGCATTGCCCGGGTAATAAAACAAAAGAAATCAGATTTAACATTTATAGAAGAAGATAAAAAGTATTTAAAGTCAACCTTAGTCCCAACCGGTATTAAAGCTTATATGGGAGAAGATGAGTACCTACAATTGGCCAATCGTTCAAGTAACCCAATTAAACATCAATTGATTTTACCAAACGGAGTCGGTATTATTGATTCAGATTATTACAATAATGAAAACAATGAGGGGCACATCTATTTCCAATTTATTCATTATGGATTAACCGATCATGTAATAAAAAAAGGAGATCGAATTGGCCAAGGTATATTTATGCCATTTTTAAAAGCCGATACGGACAAAGCGAATGGAAAAGTTCGTTCAGGCGGTTTTGGTTCTTCGGGTAGATAA